Genomic segment of Oryzias melastigma strain HK-1 unplaced genomic scaffold, ASM292280v2 sc04361, whole genome shotgun sequence:
TAGTTTTTCAaccaccttttttttcatctgctcctggttcacagaaatgtgaataaaaaaaaatcagaaatgcaattttaagcttaatatttctaatatttttcctccgttatcataaaaatgccaaaagaacatgttaaaatcacaatTATCACAATATTTTAACGCACTTGTTTAACTCTCTAGAAACTcaaatttttgcagaaaaaataattccacTTTTATAGAATCacaatgaagaaaagaaaaaaaaacatcaacaattgCACTAAAAAAACCTGCCAAACAGCAAGACTTGCGAAAGGAGAGCCATAGCAAGGTAACActgcaaaataaagaaagtaaATCCTATTTGAACACATAAAGGGAACATTCAAAATTTGGAGGTTTAGTCACATGACTATAATGTTAAAATGGAATGTAATCtcgtcttaaaaaaagaataatattttattaatttgtccaAATCAAATTAAGAACAGCCATCaggtatcaatttaaaaaaagggtcaACTTCCACTTTTAATTGATAAATGCTCATTTAAGACAGATGAACGCCATGCCTGTGAAGTTTTtcagctgttaccatgacaacaaagGGGGCAGGACCAATACACAGTCTACTTCTTGAGCCTTCCACATGTTACTAATTGACATCTTCAAGATGTAAAATGACCTTTAGTTATTTTGGACATGTGATGGAAAATTACAAGCAAACAAAGGATTATTCAACAGTTTCTGTAACCCTGTCACagcttttttgttattatttatagACTGATACACTCCATCcctaaatatttagttgaaTGATTTGAATCCTGCTATACTctaagtttatattttaattggAAAGCAATCCTAAACTGTGAACATTTTAGGAAATGTTAATATCAAAGaacaatagtttgttttttcagtgtcagCTGATGCATCCCTACCTCCAACTAAATACACCTGGTTCTCTTTAGCCGCCTCCGACAGCATCTGGGTGGACTCTCCTGGGATCTTCTCTGCATAATCTGAGAAGAAGCTGGTTCCATATGGAGAGTTGAAGCATTCCTGACAAAGACACCAAATGAAAACTCACTCAGCTCCTGAGGAAATGAAAGGCTCACTAAACTTCTATTCATgattaagactttaaaatacacatttgcatttaatgcggggtttatttttgctaaactaTCTC
This window contains:
- the LOC112140669 gene encoding omega-amidase NIT2, translating into MTAAARIMSKFRLAVVQLQVTSVKADNLSRARRLVKQAAGQGSRVVLLPECFNSPYGTSFFSDYAEKIPGESTQMLSEAAKENQVYLVGGRDASADTEKTNYCSLILTFPKMFTV